Below is a window of Thermocrinis jamiesonii DNA.
GCCCATAGCGATGGAGGAAGGTTTAAGGTTTGCCATAAGGGAAGGTGGAAAGACAATAGGTGCAGGTGTTGTCACAAAAATACTTGACTGAGGGGGTAAAACATGGCTGCGGTGAGAGAGGTAATAGTTTTGGCGTGTACTGAGTGCAAAAGGAGGAACTACTCCACCACAAAGAACAAGCAAAAAAAGCCCCAAAGGTTGGAACTGAGAAAAT
It encodes the following:
- the rpmG gene encoding 50S ribosomal protein L33; this encodes MAAVREVIVLACTECKRRNYSTTKNKQKKPQRLELRKYCKWCKKHTIHREVK